The bacterium (Candidatus Blackallbacteria) CG13_big_fil_rev_8_21_14_2_50_49_14 genomic sequence GTTCAAAGCAAAATCCGTTCCCGACGGGTCAAAGACAGCGCAAGACCTTTTTCATAATAGGCCTGTTCATTGATAAAAACAGGCCAAACCGTCTCATGCCCCTGATAGACAATCGTCTGACCATTGAAAGCAGAAAACAGAGGTTTTTGGGGATACAGAGGCTGAAAATCACGTCCCAACAGCCCCGGATAGATCATGCCAGCCAAAGAACCATCTTTCTGGCGGGGAAAATCAAGGTTCTCAAGCTGCCTGTAAACCGTCAGCTCTCCTTCATATTCTTCAGCCTCTCCCACTTGCCAGGCAGCAAGATAATCCAAAGCCGCCGCCACAATCTGTTCTGTTTTAAAATACAAATCAGCGCGCAAAGTGCCATGCATCATGGGGCCCACCTCGAGAGTCAGATCTCTGGCTGCCACAGAAGGCAGATAAGGGCTCTCTTCCGCTGCCTGGGGCATAAAGTAAATTCTGACAAGGGCATCCTGTTGCACCAAATGGGCGCAAAGCTGACGGGTCAAACGATCTTCCAAGGCATCTTCACGGGAAAGAATCACTGTAAAGCCCATATTGCTGGTGGTATTGTGTAAATCAATCAAAAAATCAGTCTTTTGAAAGCTCTGATGCAAAACCTTCGCACGTTGTGCCTCATAGGAATCCAAAGCCAGATTGGCTAAATCCGCAGGGCGAAAGCAGCGGTTCAGATCCTCTTCCACATAACGCTGGTTGCGCTCAATGGCATGGGGGTTGGCCAGACAGGTTTCGACCTGAAAAGGATACTGCCGAAAAGGCAAAATTTCTTTTTCCCATTTGCGGCACAGGTAAATCCCCCCCCATTCATTGCCATGGGTGCCGCCGACAATCAGCACACGCTGCATGAATTCAGTCCCACCAAAAATACCAGACGGTGCTGTCAATCAAAGTCAACGCCAGATTTTCAAGCGTTTGCACCCCCTGCTCAACAATATCCGGGCAATAGGCATATTGCAGGCGCGCAAGTTCACGCGCTTCATCCAAATTTTGCACGGGTCGGGCAATCCGCAGTTCAATCAGATCATGGGAATGACTCACCAATTCAGCGCCATAGCGCACAAACCAAGTCTCCATCAGGCGAATATGCAC encodes the following:
- a CDS encoding aspartoacylase: MQRVLIVGGTHGNEWGGIYLCRKWEKEILPFRQYPFQVETCLANPHAIERNQRYVEEDLNRCFRPADLANLALDSYEAQRAKVLHQSFQKTDFLIDLHNTTSNMGFTVILSREDALEDRLTRQLCAHLVQQDALVRIYFMPQAAEESPYLPSVAARDLTLEVGPMMHGTLRADLYFKTEQIVAAALDYLAAWQVGEAEEYEGELTVYRQLENLDFPRQKDGSLAGMIYPGLLGRDFQPLYPQKPLFSAFNGQTIVYQGHETVWPVFINEQAYYEKGLALSLTRRERILL